The following proteins are encoded in a genomic region of Ooceraea biroi isolate clonal line C1 chromosome 14, Obir_v5.4, whole genome shotgun sequence:
- the LOC105284445 gene encoding V-type proton ATPase 16 kDa proteolipid subunit: MSATEEAPIYSPFFGVMGAASAIVFSALGAAYGTAKAGTGIAAMSVMRPELIMKSIIPVVMAGIIAIYGLVVSVLISGSLQRVPKYDLYMGFNHLGAGLAVGFSGLAAGFAIGIVGDAGVRGTAQQPRLFVGMILILIFAEVLGLYGLIVAIYLYTK, encoded by the exons ATGAGTGCCACGGAAGAAGCTCCGATATACTCGCCGTTCTTCGGCGTGATGGGCGCCGCCTCTGCCATCGTATTCTCTG CTCTGGGAGCAGCATATGGCACAGCAAAGGCCGGTACAGGAATCGCAGCGATGTCTGTCATGAGGCCAGAGTTAATCATGAAGTCCATTATTCCCGTTGTCATGGCAGGTATCATCGCCATTTACGGTCTCGTAGTGTCGGTACTCATTTCTGGCAGTCTTCAAAGAGTCCCCAAATACGACCTATACAT GGGTTTCAACCACTTGGGTGCTGGCCTGGCCGTAGGCTTCTCCGGCCTCGCCGCCGGCTTTGCCATCGGCATCGTCGGCGACGCCGGCGTGAGAGGCACTGCTCAGCAACCTCGCCTGTTCGTCGGCATGATCTTGATTCTGATCTTCGCCGAGGTATTGGGTCTGTACGGTCTGATCGTCGCTATCTATCTGTACACCAAATAA
- the LOC105284447 gene encoding periodic tryptophan protein 2 homolog isoform X1, whose translation MKFSYKFSNLLGTVYRKGELLFTPDGSSVISPVGNRITIYDLKNNKSMTLPVESRFNYSTIDISPNGSMLVAINADGEAHIISLISKVILHKYRFKGHPKHVKFSPDGKHFAVCKGGSVFVFNAPGLQTGDYNPFIMEHSYHGATADTTYVTWSFDSKLLAVGSKDALVRIYSLERWANFRRIMLGGHNDVIVACFFKNNSYDIYTISKNGRLFVWDCTIDPDDLVPLEPPQKKGKTEDSDSEDDINVEKIIEKTEKQKAYAERKLLESDTSMQEDMEEDTEEEESDVKVKRVGYKKLACHYLADEVHKHCKDAKLTAAAYHQSRHILIVGFNNGSFYLYEMPHANMLHSLSISRQRISSIAVNPTGDWVALGCSRAGQLLVWEWQSETYIMKQQGHRTNMDCLAYSPDGQYIVTGGDDGKVKLWNTLSGFCVLTFHEHSSSIAGVLFSRNRKFLASASLDGTVRAFDLARYRNFRTLTSPRPVQFSCLALDASDEFLAAGGQDVFDVYLWSMKLGTLLEILSGHEGPVASLAFNPNPASTELVSASWDKTVKIWNAIENGSAHETIQLTADALCVAYKPNGQEVAVATLDGQVTFFDCKTARQTGFIEGRNDLGAGRSKTDLITAKKNLQGKAFTTLCYSADGTCILAGGHSKNVCIYNVQESVLLKKYEITQNRSLDCVDDVISRRYMTEFGNKALIEQRDGKKVALKLPGVRSGDMASRKLKPEVRVFCLQFSPTGQAWAATTTEGLLIYSLDIGLMFDPFQLELGVTPDTVKETLEKRDYAKALMMALKLNEKLLTQQVTETIPYKEIELTMISMPDVYIERLLKFIASELESTRHIHFYLLWIETILTRRGPRINSALQMPVLLMLSKNMQKKYDDLSRICEFNQYTINYVLRIGELRSANDTTAQDAIEIDNESDREIRLNDVCLEEMDTT comes from the exons ATGAAATTCTCCTACAAG TTCAGCAATTTACTGGGTACAGTTTACCGCAAAGGGGAATTACTGTTCACTCCAGATGGATCATCAGTTATTAGTCCAGTGGGCAATCGTATCACGATTTATGAtttgaaaaa TAATAAATCTATGACGCTCCCTGTTGAAAGcagatttaattattctacTATTGATATATCGCCAAATGGTAGCATGCTAGTTGCCATTAATGCAG atGGGGAGGCTCACATAATCAGTTTGATAAGTAAAGTGATTCTGCATAAGTACAGGTTTAAGGGGCATCCCAAGCATGTCAAGTTTTCTCCAGATGGAAAACATTTTGCAGTCTGTAAAGGAGGTAGCG tcTTCGTTTTTAATGCACCAGGCTTACAAACGGGAGATTACAATCCATTTATTATGGAACACTCGTATCATGGGGCTACTGCTGACACGACATACGTTACTTGGTCTTTTGATTCGAAGCTATTAGCAGTCGGCTCAAAGGATGCCTTAGTGAGAATATACAGCTTAGAGAGATGGGCAAATTTTCGACGAATCATGTTGGGTGGTCACAATGATGTAATCGTAGCatgttttttcaaaaataatagtTACGACATCTACACTATTAGCAA aaatggCCGGCTTTTCGTTTGGGACTGCACGATTGACCCGGACGATTTGGTTCCGTTGGAACCGCCTCAGAAAAAAGGGAAGACTGAAGATAGCGATAGCGAGGATGATATTAACGTCGAGAAAATTATAGAGAAAACGGAAAAGCAGAAGGCCTATGCTGAACGCAAACTTTTGGAATcag ATACCTCGATGCAAGAAGATATGGAAGAAGATaccgaagaggaagagagtgaCGTAAAAGTCAAAAGGGTTGGCTACAAGAAATTGGCTTGTCATTATTTGGCGGACGAAGTCCACAAGCACTGTAAGGACGCGAAACTTACCGCAGCTGCGTATCATCAAAGTAGACATATATTGATCGTTGGGTTCAACAATGGTTCATTTTATCTGTACGAAATGCCGCATGCTAATATGCTTCATTCATTGAG taTTTCCCGACAGCGCATCTCGTCGATCGCTGTAAATCCTACCGGGGACTGGGTAGCTCTGGGTTGCTCTCGTGCTGGTCAGCTGTTAGTTTGGGAGTGGCAGAGCGAGACGTACATCATGAAACAGCAGGGGCACAGGACCAACATGGATTGTCTGGCGTACAGCCCCGACGGCCAATATATCGTGACCGGTGGCGACGACGGGAAGGTGAAACTGTGGAATACACTGAGTGGATTTTGCGTGCTGACATTTCACGAGCACTCCTCGTCGATAGCCGGCGTTCTCTTCAGTCGTAATCGTAAATTTCTCGCGTCCGCCTCGCTGGATGGGACGGTACGAGCGTTCGATCTAGCGAGATACAGGAATTTCCGAACTCTCACGTCGCCGCGGCCGGTGCAGTTCTCCTGCCTGGCGCTCGATGCGAGCGACGAGTTTTTAGCAGCAGGTGGCCAAGACGTCTTCGATGTGTACTTGTGGAGCATGAAACTTGGGACTCTCCTAGAG ATACTGAGCGGTCATGAGGGACCTGTGGCAAGTCTGGCTTTCAACCCTAATCCGGCCAGTACGGAACTGGTGTCTGCATCGTGGGACAAAACCGTGAAGATATGGAACGCCATCGAGAACGGTTCCGCGCATGAGACTATACAATTAACTGCTGACGCGTTGTGCGTGGCCTATAAACCGAACGGGCAAGAGGTCGCTGTCGCTACCCTGGACGGACAAGTTACGTTCTTCGACTGTAAAACGGCGAGGCAAACGGGTTTTATCGAGGGTAGAAATGATTTAGGCGCTGGCAGATCGAAAACTGATCTTATCACAGCGAAAAAGAATTTGCAGGGCAA ggCTTTTACTACCTTATGTTATTCGGCCGATGGTACGTGCATATTAGCTGGTGGTCATTCCAAAAATGTATGCATCTACAATGTTCAAGAatctgtattattaaaaaaatacgaaatcaCTCAGAATAGATCATTGGATTGCGTGGAT GATGTTATAAGCAGGAGGTACATGACGGAATTTGGCAACAAAGCTTTAATCGAGCAACGTGACGGCAAAAAGGTGGCGTTAAAATTACCAGGCGTTAGAAGTGGCGACATGGCAAGCCGGAAGCTCAAACCGGAAGTGAGAGTATTCTGCTTACAATTCTCTCCTACGG GACAAGCATGGGCTGCAACGACAACAGAaggtttattaatatattccttGGATATTGGATTAATGTTCGATCCTTTCCAATTAGAGCTCGGAGTTACTCCGGATACGGTGAAAGAAACGCTTGAAAAACGTGACTATGCGAAAG CATTAATGATGGCGTTGAAGTTAAACGAGAAGTTGTTAACGCAACAAGTTACAGAAACTATTCCGTATAAAGAAA ttGAATTAACGATGATAAGTATGCCGGACGTTTACATAGAGAGGCTATTGAAATTTATAGCATCCGAGTTGGAGTCAACCAGGCATATACACTTCTATCTTCTGTGGATAGAAACGATTTTGACGAGACGTGGGCCGCGAATAAATTCTGCGCTTCAAATGCCGGTACTGTTAATGCTGAGTAAGAATATGCAAAAGAAATACGATGATCTAAGCAGAAT ATGCGAATTTAATCAGTACACGATAAATTATGTACTGAGGATAGGAGAATTAAGATCAGCGAATGACACAACCGCACAAGATGCGATTGAAATTGATAACGAATCGGATAGAGAAATACGACTGAATGACGTGTGCTTAGAAGAAATGGACACCACTTAA
- the LOC105284446 gene encoding LOW QUALITY PROTEIN: glycine receptor subunit alphaZ1 (The sequence of the model RefSeq protein was modified relative to this genomic sequence to represent the inferred CDS: substituted 1 base at 1 genomic stop codon) encodes MLQTLSHQLTMSAKMKNTLLVTLLHLCWNSLPEVCSSRXMTSEEVNNCSMSSRLILPEHYVKEIRPPSEKGAPVIVNFNILVVDINSINVEDMDFRVDMFVSQSWIESRLDMPENMFEEDDDYVILPSEVFDNLWQPDPYFLNSKVSEIATLSHKFSLVTLYRNKTIKYSARINAIVACQMEFQSYPMDTQICPIYIESFSYNRKKLRLKWGAGSVTVNPELKLLQYDIGKPAVLEETIDYMLEKNGNFSRLVVFFRFERQIGHHLIQTFAPSTLVVMLSWFSFWLGLDAIPGRVALLVTSMLTLVTMFTGLKSDIPPVAYIKALDVWMAGCMMFVFAALGEFVVVKVLDLRHVENDSQGSIGSRSFSRLMALEKKQSVWDEEFTYATKLKNKRISSKHLLPTLWLDPECQITQSRKTRSQKIDCYSRIVFPILFLLFVVLYWPIVLFKKAP; translated from the exons TGAAGAAGTCAACAATTGCAGTATGTCGTCAAGACTAATTCTGCCAGAACATTACGTGAAAG AAATTAGACCGCCATCGGAAAAGGGTGCACCTGTAATTGTGAATTTCAACATTTTGGTAGTTGACATTAATTCTATTAACGTTGAAGATATGGATTTCCG CGTGGACATGTTCGTTAGCCAAAGTTGGATAGAATCTCGACTCGATATGCCCGAAAACATGTTCGAGGAGGACGACGATTATGTTATACTTCCGTCGGAAGTTTTCGATAATCTTTGGCAGCCCGACCCGTATTTTCTAAACTCGAAAGTTTCCG AGATTGCGACATTAAGCCATAAATTTTCATTGGTCACATTGTACCGgaataaaactattaaatattctGCACGTATTAACGCTATTGTCGCCTGTCAAATGGAATTTCAATCGTATCCGATGGATACACAAATTTGTCCGATTTACATAGAGAGCT TTTCGTACAACAGAAAAAAGTTGCGCTTAAAGTGGGGCGCAGGAAGTGTCACGGTAAACCCtgaattaaaacttttgcaataCGACATAGGGAAACCAGCGGTACTTGAAGAAACCATAGATTACATGCTCGAAAAAAATG GAAACTTTTCAAGATTAGTAGTCTTCTTTCGCTTCGAAAGGCAGATCGGTCACCATTTGATACAAACATTTGCGCCGTCGACTCTGGTGGTGATGCTGTCTTGGTTCAGCTTCTGGCTCGGCTTGGATGCAATTCCTGGTCGAGTGGCTCTCCTGGTGACGAGCATGCTTACACTGGTGACGATGTTCACCGGTCTGAAGAGCGATATTCCACCGGTAGCATACATCAAA GCACTGGATGTCTGGATGGCTGGCTGTATGATGTTCGTGTTCGCAGCCCTGGGTGAATTCGTCGTGGTCAAAGTGCTCGATTTGCGACACGTAGAAAATGACTCGCAAGGTTCTATAGGATCTCGTTCATTCTCG CGATTGATGGCACTGGAGAAAAAACAAAGCGTCTGGGACGAAGAGTTTACTTATGCGACTAAACTGAAGAATAAACGGATCAGCAGCAAACATTTACTGCCAACTTTATGGCTAGATCCCGAATGTCAAATAACGCAATCGCGTAAAACACGTTCTCAAAAAATAGATTGTTACAGCAGAATTGTGTTTCCTATACTCTTTCTACTCTTTGTCGTGTTATATTGGCCGATAGTATTGTTCAAGAAAGCGCCATga
- the LOC105284447 gene encoding periodic tryptophan protein 2 homolog isoform X2, with the protein MTLPVESRFNYSTIDISPNGSMLVAINADGEAHIISLISKVILHKYRFKGHPKHVKFSPDGKHFAVCKGGSVFVFNAPGLQTGDYNPFIMEHSYHGATADTTYVTWSFDSKLLAVGSKDALVRIYSLERWANFRRIMLGGHNDVIVACFFKNNSYDIYTISKNGRLFVWDCTIDPDDLVPLEPPQKKGKTEDSDSEDDINVEKIIEKTEKQKAYAERKLLESDTSMQEDMEEDTEEEESDVKVKRVGYKKLACHYLADEVHKHCKDAKLTAAAYHQSRHILIVGFNNGSFYLYEMPHANMLHSLSISRQRISSIAVNPTGDWVALGCSRAGQLLVWEWQSETYIMKQQGHRTNMDCLAYSPDGQYIVTGGDDGKVKLWNTLSGFCVLTFHEHSSSIAGVLFSRNRKFLASASLDGTVRAFDLARYRNFRTLTSPRPVQFSCLALDASDEFLAAGGQDVFDVYLWSMKLGTLLEILSGHEGPVASLAFNPNPASTELVSASWDKTVKIWNAIENGSAHETIQLTADALCVAYKPNGQEVAVATLDGQVTFFDCKTARQTGFIEGRNDLGAGRSKTDLITAKKNLQGKAFTTLCYSADGTCILAGGHSKNVCIYNVQESVLLKKYEITQNRSLDCVDDVISRRYMTEFGNKALIEQRDGKKVALKLPGVRSGDMASRKLKPEVRVFCLQFSPTGQAWAATTTEGLLIYSLDIGLMFDPFQLELGVTPDTVKETLEKRDYAKALMMALKLNEKLLTQQVTETIPYKEIELTMISMPDVYIERLLKFIASELESTRHIHFYLLWIETILTRRGPRINSALQMPVLLMLSKNMQKKYDDLSRICEFNQYTINYVLRIGELRSANDTTAQDAIEIDNESDREIRLNDVCLEEMDTT; encoded by the exons ATGACGCTCCCTGTTGAAAGcagatttaattattctacTATTGATATATCGCCAAATGGTAGCATGCTAGTTGCCATTAATGCAG atGGGGAGGCTCACATAATCAGTTTGATAAGTAAAGTGATTCTGCATAAGTACAGGTTTAAGGGGCATCCCAAGCATGTCAAGTTTTCTCCAGATGGAAAACATTTTGCAGTCTGTAAAGGAGGTAGCG tcTTCGTTTTTAATGCACCAGGCTTACAAACGGGAGATTACAATCCATTTATTATGGAACACTCGTATCATGGGGCTACTGCTGACACGACATACGTTACTTGGTCTTTTGATTCGAAGCTATTAGCAGTCGGCTCAAAGGATGCCTTAGTGAGAATATACAGCTTAGAGAGATGGGCAAATTTTCGACGAATCATGTTGGGTGGTCACAATGATGTAATCGTAGCatgttttttcaaaaataatagtTACGACATCTACACTATTAGCAA aaatggCCGGCTTTTCGTTTGGGACTGCACGATTGACCCGGACGATTTGGTTCCGTTGGAACCGCCTCAGAAAAAAGGGAAGACTGAAGATAGCGATAGCGAGGATGATATTAACGTCGAGAAAATTATAGAGAAAACGGAAAAGCAGAAGGCCTATGCTGAACGCAAACTTTTGGAATcag ATACCTCGATGCAAGAAGATATGGAAGAAGATaccgaagaggaagagagtgaCGTAAAAGTCAAAAGGGTTGGCTACAAGAAATTGGCTTGTCATTATTTGGCGGACGAAGTCCACAAGCACTGTAAGGACGCGAAACTTACCGCAGCTGCGTATCATCAAAGTAGACATATATTGATCGTTGGGTTCAACAATGGTTCATTTTATCTGTACGAAATGCCGCATGCTAATATGCTTCATTCATTGAG taTTTCCCGACAGCGCATCTCGTCGATCGCTGTAAATCCTACCGGGGACTGGGTAGCTCTGGGTTGCTCTCGTGCTGGTCAGCTGTTAGTTTGGGAGTGGCAGAGCGAGACGTACATCATGAAACAGCAGGGGCACAGGACCAACATGGATTGTCTGGCGTACAGCCCCGACGGCCAATATATCGTGACCGGTGGCGACGACGGGAAGGTGAAACTGTGGAATACACTGAGTGGATTTTGCGTGCTGACATTTCACGAGCACTCCTCGTCGATAGCCGGCGTTCTCTTCAGTCGTAATCGTAAATTTCTCGCGTCCGCCTCGCTGGATGGGACGGTACGAGCGTTCGATCTAGCGAGATACAGGAATTTCCGAACTCTCACGTCGCCGCGGCCGGTGCAGTTCTCCTGCCTGGCGCTCGATGCGAGCGACGAGTTTTTAGCAGCAGGTGGCCAAGACGTCTTCGATGTGTACTTGTGGAGCATGAAACTTGGGACTCTCCTAGAG ATACTGAGCGGTCATGAGGGACCTGTGGCAAGTCTGGCTTTCAACCCTAATCCGGCCAGTACGGAACTGGTGTCTGCATCGTGGGACAAAACCGTGAAGATATGGAACGCCATCGAGAACGGTTCCGCGCATGAGACTATACAATTAACTGCTGACGCGTTGTGCGTGGCCTATAAACCGAACGGGCAAGAGGTCGCTGTCGCTACCCTGGACGGACAAGTTACGTTCTTCGACTGTAAAACGGCGAGGCAAACGGGTTTTATCGAGGGTAGAAATGATTTAGGCGCTGGCAGATCGAAAACTGATCTTATCACAGCGAAAAAGAATTTGCAGGGCAA ggCTTTTACTACCTTATGTTATTCGGCCGATGGTACGTGCATATTAGCTGGTGGTCATTCCAAAAATGTATGCATCTACAATGTTCAAGAatctgtattattaaaaaaatacgaaatcaCTCAGAATAGATCATTGGATTGCGTGGAT GATGTTATAAGCAGGAGGTACATGACGGAATTTGGCAACAAAGCTTTAATCGAGCAACGTGACGGCAAAAAGGTGGCGTTAAAATTACCAGGCGTTAGAAGTGGCGACATGGCAAGCCGGAAGCTCAAACCGGAAGTGAGAGTATTCTGCTTACAATTCTCTCCTACGG GACAAGCATGGGCTGCAACGACAACAGAaggtttattaatatattccttGGATATTGGATTAATGTTCGATCCTTTCCAATTAGAGCTCGGAGTTACTCCGGATACGGTGAAAGAAACGCTTGAAAAACGTGACTATGCGAAAG CATTAATGATGGCGTTGAAGTTAAACGAGAAGTTGTTAACGCAACAAGTTACAGAAACTATTCCGTATAAAGAAA ttGAATTAACGATGATAAGTATGCCGGACGTTTACATAGAGAGGCTATTGAAATTTATAGCATCCGAGTTGGAGTCAACCAGGCATATACACTTCTATCTTCTGTGGATAGAAACGATTTTGACGAGACGTGGGCCGCGAATAAATTCTGCGCTTCAAATGCCGGTACTGTTAATGCTGAGTAAGAATATGCAAAAGAAATACGATGATCTAAGCAGAAT ATGCGAATTTAATCAGTACACGATAAATTATGTACTGAGGATAGGAGAATTAAGATCAGCGAATGACACAACCGCACAAGATGCGATTGAAATTGATAACGAATCGGATAGAGAAATACGACTGAATGACGTGTGCTTAGAAGAAATGGACACCACTTAA